From a region of the Deinococcus misasensis DSM 22328 genome:
- a CDS encoding ABC transporter ATP-binding protein, with translation MFVLQALDIHHTFSSTEVLKGVSLQLQPGETVALTGPSGSGKSTLLHLLAGLEKPSQGQVMWGDAEVSTLKGTALDRLRNQHIGLVFQQHYLLSDLTVLQNALVPGWIQARHPQEEALELLARVGLSHRLQHYPSQLSGGERQRVALVRAVMNRPEVILADEPTGNLDQHNTQEVMKLLLELARERGSGVLLVTHDQALASRADRVLKLLDGSLVN, from the coding sequence GTGTTTGTGCTGCAAGCCCTTGACATCCACCATACATTTTCAAGCACTGAAGTCCTGAAAGGGGTCAGTCTTCAACTCCAACCCGGAGAAACCGTGGCCCTCACTGGCCCATCGGGAAGCGGGAAAAGCACCTTGCTTCACCTGCTGGCAGGACTGGAAAAACCCTCTCAGGGGCAGGTGATGTGGGGAGATGCAGAGGTCAGCACCCTGAAAGGAACCGCTCTGGACCGCCTGAGAAACCAGCACATCGGTCTGGTGTTCCAGCAGCATTACCTGCTCAGCGACCTGACCGTGCTGCAAAATGCACTGGTTCCCGGCTGGATTCAGGCCCGGCATCCTCAGGAAGAGGCGTTGGAATTGCTGGCCAGAGTGGGCCTTTCGCACCGCTTGCAGCACTATCCTTCGCAGCTTTCTGGAGGAGAGCGCCAGAGGGTGGCCTTGGTCCGTGCAGTCATGAACCGCCCCGAGGTGATCCTCGCAGATGAGCCGACCGGAAACCTTGACCAGCACAACACCCAAGAGGTGATGAAACTCTTGCTGGAACTGGCCCGTGAACGGGGCTCGGGGGTGCTTCTGGTGACCCACGATCAGGCGCTGGCTTCCAGAGCAGACCGGGTCTTGAAGTTGCTGGATGGCTCTCTGGTGAATTGA
- a CDS encoding ABC transporter substrate-binding protein has protein sequence MFKHVLLMVSMLSLPASAATLVYGATGEPVNLESGNIVERTSMLPQVQIYDTLVWVQDGKITPKPALATRWTSNKTATEWTFTLRKGVKFHDGTPFNADAVVFNVMRWWDPNFEYGYRDSGKAFGIWGQLLGGYRGSADGLLKNVQRLDEFTVKFTLSKPYASFPQLIGAGYFGISSPTAIKAQGAKYGTPASRPVGTGPFEFVEWTSGDRIVFKPNKNYWGVKSNVDQLVFRFIPDANQRLNELRAGTIDFTSDLNPDNLSLIKNDACLTMVLKPSFNVGFLSLNVKNPFLKDERVREAISLAVNKKAIIEAFYGDLAYTDGSLLPNQLDWANDPEIKDYKFDPAQARKILKEAGYNNVSFDLWYPPIARQYYPNPKALAEAIAVDLAEVGIKVNLRTQDWAKWVKDSRTQPGYDSYIVGWIGDYGDPDNFYSAYYGPYTSLDSNYYPQELENLLVKARSTTNKAQKTRLYQQIHAFTFKANVRIPLVHSKPIAATRANISGWLPSPLGVEAFNKVRKKAAK, from the coding sequence ATGTTCAAACATGTTCTTCTGATGGTTTCGATGCTCAGTCTTCCTGCCAGTGCTGCCACACTGGTTTACGGTGCAACCGGCGAGCCCGTCAATCTGGAAAGTGGCAACATCGTGGAGCGCACCAGCATGCTCCCTCAGGTGCAAATCTACGACACACTGGTGTGGGTGCAAGACGGCAAGATCACACCCAAACCAGCTCTGGCCACCCGCTGGACCTCCAACAAGACCGCCACCGAATGGACCTTCACCCTGCGCAAAGGGGTCAAATTTCACGACGGCACCCCTTTCAATGCCGATGCGGTGGTCTTCAATGTGATGCGCTGGTGGGACCCCAACTTTGAATACGGATACCGGGACAGTGGTAAAGCCTTCGGGATCTGGGGCCAACTCCTTGGAGGGTACAGAGGCTCAGCCGATGGCCTCCTGAAGAACGTCCAGAGGCTCGATGAATTCACTGTCAAATTCACCCTGAGCAAACCCTATGCCAGTTTCCCACAACTGATCGGGGCGGGATACTTTGGGATTTCCAGCCCCACAGCCATCAAAGCACAAGGGGCAAAATACGGAACCCCCGCTTCCAGACCTGTGGGCACTGGACCATTTGAATTCGTGGAGTGGACCTCTGGGGACCGCATCGTCTTCAAACCCAACAAAAACTACTGGGGGGTCAAAAGCAATGTGGACCAACTGGTGTTCCGCTTCATTCCCGATGCCAACCAGAGGCTCAACGAACTGCGGGCAGGCACCATCGATTTCACCAGTGACCTGAACCCCGACAACCTGAGCCTCATCAAAAACGATGCCTGCTTGACAATGGTGCTCAAACCGTCTTTCAATGTGGGATTCCTGAGCCTGAACGTCAAAAACCCATTCCTCAAAGACGAGCGTGTGCGTGAAGCCATCTCTCTGGCCGTCAACAAAAAAGCCATCATCGAGGCCTTTTATGGCGATCTGGCGTACACCGATGGAAGCCTGCTGCCGAATCAACTGGATTGGGCGAACGATCCAGAGATCAAAGATTACAAATTTGATCCTGCACAGGCCCGCAAAATCCTGAAAGAAGCCGGGTACAACAACGTCAGTTTTGACCTGTGGTACCCACCCATCGCCCGCCAGTACTACCCCAATCCCAAAGCTCTGGCAGAAGCCATTGCCGTGGACCTCGCTGAAGTGGGCATCAAAGTGAATCTGCGCACCCAAGACTGGGCCAAGTGGGTCAAGGACTCCCGCACCCAACCCGGCTACGACAGTTACATTGTGGGCTGGATCGGGGACTATGGCGACCCAGACAACTTCTACAGCGCTTACTACGGTCCTTACACCAGTCTGGACAGCAACTATTATCCTCAGGAACTGGAAAACCTGCTGGTGAAAGCCCGCAGCACCACCAACAAAGCCCAGAAAACCCGCCTGTACCAGCAGATCCATGCCTTCACCTTCAAAGCCAACGTGCGGATTCCTCTGGTGCACTCCAAACCCATCGCGGCCACCCGAGCAAACATCTCCGGATGGTTGCCCAGTCCTCTGGGGGTTGAAGCCTTCAACAAAGTCAGGAAAAAGGCTGCAAAATGA
- the bioB gene encoding biotin synthase BioB, which translates to MIRALPEVLALFDLPFLDLVHQATLVHRQHFTSGEVQASTLLSIKTGGCPENCAYCPQSAHFETGVKSQKLLSLPEVLEAAKQAKAQGASRFCMGAAWRSPRGQDLQKVAEMVQEVKALGLETCATLGLLDQEQAEVLSLAGLDYYNHNLDTSSDHYAEIITTRAYQDRLNTLSNVREAGMKVCCGGIVGLGETREQRSRFLLELSLLDPAPESVPINHLIATPGTPLEHQKALDWTEFVRTVAVARVLMPSSFVRLSAGREGMPEAVQAWCFMAGANSIFLGEKLLTASNPELEQDHQMFEKLGLTLI; encoded by the coding sequence ATGATCCGCGCTTTGCCAGAGGTGCTTGCCCTGTTTGATCTGCCTTTTCTGGATCTGGTGCATCAGGCCACTCTGGTGCACAGGCAGCATTTCACTTCAGGAGAGGTGCAGGCATCCACCTTGCTGTCCATCAAGACCGGAGGATGCCCCGAAAACTGCGCTTACTGTCCGCAATCGGCCCACTTCGAGACCGGGGTCAAAAGCCAGAAATTGCTGAGCCTTCCAGAGGTTCTGGAAGCTGCAAAACAGGCAAAAGCACAGGGGGCCAGCCGTTTCTGCATGGGTGCTGCGTGGAGGTCGCCCAGAGGCCAAGACCTGCAAAAGGTCGCCGAAATGGTGCAAGAGGTCAAAGCCCTTGGACTCGAAACCTGTGCCACGCTGGGTTTGCTGGATCAGGAGCAGGCAGAGGTGCTGTCTCTGGCAGGTCTGGATTACTACAACCACAATCTGGACACCTCCAGCGACCACTACGCTGAAATCATCACCACCAGAGCGTATCAGGACCGCCTGAACACCCTCTCAAATGTCCGAGAAGCAGGCATGAAAGTCTGCTGCGGAGGCATCGTGGGGCTGGGCGAAACCCGAGAACAACGGTCCAGATTTCTGCTGGAACTTTCCCTGCTGGATCCTGCCCCAGAGTCGGTGCCCATCAACCACCTGATTGCTACGCCAGGGACCCCTCTGGAACACCAGAAAGCTCTGGACTGGACAGAGTTTGTACGCACTGTAGCGGTGGCCCGCGTTTTGATGCCCAGCAGTTTTGTGAGGCTTTCGGCAGGTCGCGAAGGCATGCCTGAAGCGGTGCAAGCGTGGTGTTTCATGGCTGGTGCCAACTCCATCTTCCTTGGAGAAAAGCTTCTGACCGCCAGCAATCCGGAATTGGAGCAGGACCATCAGATGTTTGAAAAGCTGGGGCTTACCCTGATTTGA
- a CDS encoding TetR/AcrR family transcriptional regulator → MSPRKSDAKAKLLQATSALMQKQGYAATGLEQIVQESQAPKGSMYYHFPEGKEQLAAEALLLSGAQYTQMIQSILQGPDLQENLKHILGLFEQQLVQSQYTLGCPIASVATTLQPEQHKLQQACQTVFQDWTRLLEEALKAHQLPAAFATVLLSSLEGALLLSRAHQSVAPLKTTGEALIQMLEVHHAQNR, encoded by the coding sequence ATGTCTCCTCGAAAAAGCGATGCAAAAGCCAAACTGCTGCAAGCCACCTCCGCCCTGATGCAAAAACAGGGATACGCGGCCACCGGTCTCGAACAGATCGTGCAGGAAAGCCAGGCCCCCAAAGGATCCATGTATTACCACTTTCCAGAGGGCAAAGAACAACTGGCAGCAGAAGCCCTTTTGCTCAGTGGGGCACAGTACACCCAGATGATCCAGAGCATCCTGCAAGGTCCTGATTTGCAGGAGAACTTAAAGCACATTCTGGGACTTTTTGAGCAACAACTGGTCCAGAGCCAGTACACCCTCGGGTGTCCGATTGCCAGTGTTGCCACCACCTTGCAACCCGAGCAGCACAAACTTCAGCAAGCCTGTCAGACGGTGTTTCAGGACTGGACCCGCCTGTTGGAAGAAGCCTTAAAGGCCCATCAATTGCCTGCTGCTTTTGCCACAGTGTTGCTGTCCAGTCTGGAAGGTGCCCTCTTGCTCTCAAGAGCACACCAGTCTGTGGCCCCTTTGAAAACCACTGGGGAAGCCCTCATTCAAATGCTGGAGGTCCACCATGCACAAAATCGCTGA
- the aroH gene encoding chorismate mutase, translated as MMRGIRGATTVTENTSEAIHEATTELLQKMLDANSVEFENICSIIFTVTPDINAAFPAEAARAIGMTTVPLLNALEIPVPGRLQKAIRVMMHVETDKKQTEVKHIYLREAVVLRPDIASAQ; from the coding sequence ATGATGCGCGGGATTCGCGGTGCCACCACCGTCACTGAAAACACCTCTGAAGCCATACATGAAGCCACCACGGAACTGCTCCAGAAAATGCTGGATGCCAACAGTGTGGAATTTGAAAACATCTGCTCGATCATCTTCACGGTCACACCGGACATCAATGCCGCTTTCCCTGCCGAGGCAGCCCGAGCCATTGGCATGACCACCGTGCCCCTGCTGAACGCTCTGGAAATTCCAGTGCCGGGCCGTCTGCAAAAAGCCATCCGCGTGATGATGCACGTCGAGACCGACAAAAAGCAAACCGAAGTCAAGCACATCTACTTGCGTGAAGCCGTGGTGTTGCGTCCTGACATCGCAAGCGCACAGTAA
- the queG gene encoding tRNA epoxyqueuosine(34) reductase QueG, translated as MNPPDLLLEKALSLGFDVAGWATATTPPEASERYQSWLDQGFHAGMDYLERQLPRRNDLQSTLSGARSVLVLGISHAFPELPVPKNGVRVGRVARYAWTPDYHQQIEPLLRELEETARGLGVSSRGCVDYAPIMERELASRAFLGWQGKSGMVVSQKLGAFVTLAVLLTDLEVEEHGRHADRCGRCQACVQACPTSAIQGGRVIDARRCISYLTIEHRGPIPSEFRSALGEWLFGCDRCLEVCPWSIKAGSVAAKLIPDPELAHPDLSLFFEGSNRDFDRRFAHTAFSRPRRKGMARNALMVLGNLKNPEHLPLIQKATTDEAWEVRVSAVWALGQMPEAGLKAKLEKLLHDPHPEVVQESQRQLELLT; from the coding sequence GTGAACCCCCCTGACCTCCTGCTGGAAAAAGCCCTGAGCCTTGGTTTTGATGTGGCTGGATGGGCCACGGCCACCACGCCACCAGAGGCCTCTGAGCGTTACCAGAGCTGGTTGGATCAGGGCTTCCATGCAGGAATGGATTATCTGGAGCGGCAACTTCCGCGCAGAAACGACTTGCAGAGCACCCTCTCTGGGGCCAGAAGTGTGCTGGTGCTCGGGATTTCCCATGCTTTTCCAGAGTTGCCTGTTCCCAAGAATGGCGTGCGGGTGGGAAGGGTGGCCCGTTATGCATGGACGCCCGATTACCATCAGCAAATCGAACCCCTTCTCAGGGAACTTGAGGAGACTGCCCGAGGTCTTGGGGTCAGCAGTCGGGGCTGTGTGGATTACGCCCCCATCATGGAGCGTGAACTGGCGTCCCGGGCGTTTCTGGGATGGCAGGGCAAAAGTGGAATGGTGGTGTCCCAGAAACTCGGGGCTTTTGTGACGCTGGCGGTGCTGCTCACCGATCTGGAGGTCGAGGAGCACGGCAGGCATGCAGACCGCTGCGGACGCTGTCAGGCTTGTGTGCAGGCTTGTCCCACTTCAGCCATTCAGGGTGGGCGGGTGATTGATGCCAGACGCTGCATCTCCTACCTGACCATTGAACATCGGGGTCCCATCCCGTCAGAATTCCGGTCTGCTCTGGGAGAGTGGCTTTTTGGTTGTGACCGCTGTCTGGAAGTGTGCCCCTGGAGCATCAAAGCCGGAAGTGTCGCAGCAAAACTCATTCCAGATCCAGAGCTGGCCCACCCTGACCTCAGTCTGTTTTTTGAGGGTTCCAATCGGGATTTTGACCGCAGATTTGCCCACACGGCTTTCTCCAGACCCAGACGCAAAGGGATGGCTCGAAATGCCCTGATGGTGCTGGGCAACCTCAAAAACCCAGAGCACCTGCCTTTGATTCAGAAAGCCACAACAGACGAAGCGTGGGAGGTTCGGGTTTCAGCGGTGTGGGCTCTGGGCCAGATGCCAGAGGCGGGTCTCAAGGCCAAACTGGAAAAACTCCTGCACGACCCTCATCCAGAGGTGGTGCAGGAGTCACAAAGACAACTTGAGCTGTTGACTTGA
- a CDS encoding thioredoxin domain-containing protein: MSNRLSLETSPYLKQHEHNPVDWYPWGEEAFEKARLEDKPILLSIGYSTCHWCHVMAHESFENEEIAGLMNQWFVPVKVDREERPDVDAIYMGAVQAMTGSGGWPMTVFLTPDLKPFYGGTYYPPEDAFGRIGFRRLLHAIRNAWDTKREEVLTSANSLTDHLKSSSTREARQNDLSDEHAQNTIENLRMRFDTQYGGFGDAPKFPGPTTLEFLLMHARRTGNQKALEMVTYTLEQMARGGIFDQLGGGFARYSVDAEWLVPHFEKMLYDNTQLARVYLHAYQLTGSPLFKETTERTLDYLIREMRSPEGGFYSAQDADQEGIEGKYFVWTPQEFDDLLGPDSELLKMHYGVTPYGNFEDPHHKAFGRRSVLSIQRSLQDLAETFDVSIEVVQEKVLQARQKLFEARESRVKPGTDDKVLTSWNGLALAAFAEAGRVLNREDYLQVAVQNAQFIQQNLWQNDTLLHTYKDGQAKISGLLEDHALYALGLIELFKATGTPEHLQTAQKLWDTIKQEHWDENTAAFFSTPATQSDLITRRQEFFDAAVISDNGASALLAIWINRYFQDAEAQHIAERVVSSSLGQMRSYASGFGGLWQAFEFLQAPHTELVVMGTPEERKPLEQVASEFYLPTTAISPAETAWGLSALEGREGNGIAYVCRDFACQLPARDPETLRNQLQGS, translated from the coding sequence ATGTCCAACCGTTTGAGCCTTGAAACCAGTCCTTATTTGAAACAGCACGAACACAACCCCGTCGATTGGTACCCATGGGGCGAAGAGGCCTTCGAGAAAGCCCGTCTAGAAGACAAGCCCATTTTGCTGTCCATTGGGTATTCCACCTGCCACTGGTGCCATGTGATGGCCCATGAATCCTTCGAAAACGAAGAAATCGCAGGACTGATGAACCAGTGGTTCGTTCCCGTCAAAGTGGACCGGGAAGAAAGACCCGATGTGGACGCCATCTACATGGGCGCAGTGCAGGCCATGACCGGCTCGGGGGGATGGCCCATGACGGTGTTCCTGACCCCGGACCTCAAACCTTTTTACGGAGGAACCTATTACCCTCCAGAAGACGCCTTCGGACGCATCGGGTTTCGCCGTTTGCTGCATGCCATTCGCAATGCATGGGACACCAAACGGGAGGAGGTCCTGACCAGTGCAAATTCCCTGACCGATCATTTGAAGTCTTCCAGCACCCGAGAAGCCCGGCAAAATGACCTTTCAGATGAGCATGCACAAAACACCATCGAAAACCTGCGCATGCGTTTTGACACCCAATACGGCGGTTTTGGTGATGCCCCGAAGTTTCCTGGACCAACCACTCTGGAATTCCTGCTGATGCATGCCAGACGCACAGGCAACCAGAAGGCTCTGGAGATGGTCACGTACACCCTTGAGCAGATGGCCAGAGGGGGCATTTTTGACCAGCTTGGAGGGGGGTTTGCCAGATACAGCGTGGACGCCGAATGGCTGGTCCCTCACTTTGAAAAAATGCTGTATGACAACACCCAGCTTGCCCGGGTCTACCTGCATGCTTACCAACTGACCGGATCTCCCCTGTTCAAGGAAACCACCGAACGCACACTGGATTACCTGATCCGTGAGATGCGTTCTCCAGAGGGGGGTTTTTACAGCGCTCAGGATGCCGATCAGGAAGGCATTGAGGGCAAATACTTTGTGTGGACCCCTCAGGAGTTCGATGACCTGCTGGGACCGGACAGTGAACTGCTCAAAATGCATTATGGGGTGACCCCTTACGGCAATTTTGAAGACCCCCACCACAAGGCATTTGGGCGCAGAAGCGTGCTGTCCATCCAGCGCAGCCTGCAAGACCTCGCAGAGACGTTTGATGTCAGCATCGAAGTGGTGCAGGAGAAAGTGCTTCAGGCCAGACAGAAACTCTTTGAAGCCAGAGAAAGCCGCGTCAAACCCGGCACCGATGACAAGGTGCTCACCTCGTGGAATGGGCTGGCTCTGGCTGCCTTTGCAGAAGCTGGACGCGTCCTGAACCGCGAGGACTACCTGCAAGTGGCGGTTCAGAATGCACAGTTCATTCAGCAGAACCTCTGGCAAAACGACACGCTTCTGCACACCTACAAAGACGGTCAGGCCAAAATTTCAGGTTTGCTTGAAGACCATGCCCTGTACGCTCTGGGCCTGATCGAACTGTTCAAGGCCACAGGCACCCCAGAGCACCTGCAAACCGCCCAGAAGCTCTGGGACACCATCAAACAGGAACACTGGGATGAAAACACGGCTGCCTTTTTCAGCACCCCAGCCACCCAGAGTGACCTGATCACCCGCAGACAGGAGTTCTTTGATGCTGCCGTGATCAGCGACAATGGAGCCTCTGCCCTGCTTGCCATCTGGATCAACCGTTATTTTCAGGATGCAGAAGCACAGCACATTGCTGAAAGGGTGGTGTCCAGCAGTCTGGGCCAGATGCGCTCTTACGCCTCAGGCTTTGGGGGCCTCTGGCAAGCCTTCGAGTTCTTGCAGGCTCCCCACACCGAACTGGTGGTCATGGGAACCCCAGAGGAGCGCAAACCTCTGGAACAGGTGGCCTCTGAATTTTACCTGCCCACCACGGCCATCTCGCCTGCAGAAACTGCATGGGGGCTGTCTGCTCTGGAAGGTCGGGAAGGAAACGGCATTGCTTACGTGTGCAGGGATTTTGCCTGCCAGTTGCCTGCCAGAGATCCTGAAACCCTGAGAAACCAGTTGCAAGGATCTTGA
- a CDS encoding Crp/Fnr family transcriptional regulator, with the protein MQSSQAIADLQNQNLFADLPEEAIHRIAQSAILRNYSAGNALFDQEESGEALYLIVSGEIGIEHYGALGQERVINQMYAPCIVGEVAVLTHVPRTATARCLTAVRCYVLYRDVFKELSRKYPQILWNLASILAGRLTQTNRDLTMRTFANAETWIAYTLHSMYEERHRKGVPKFNELPVTHADLARRSGNSRETITRTLKKLEEVGVVKTHPRMIKILNAEELEALANDLGDF; encoded by the coding sequence ATGCAATCCAGTCAAGCCATTGCGGACTTGCAAAACCAGAACCTTTTCGCTGACCTCCCCGAGGAGGCCATTCATCGCATTGCCCAATCGGCCATCTTGCGCAATTACAGTGCAGGAAACGCCCTGTTCGATCAGGAAGAAAGTGGAGAAGCCCTCTACCTGATCGTCAGTGGTGAAATTGGCATTGAGCATTACGGGGCGCTCGGGCAGGAACGGGTGATCAACCAGATGTACGCTCCGTGCATCGTGGGTGAAGTGGCCGTGCTGACCCATGTGCCGCGCACAGCAACCGCCAGATGCCTGACGGCTGTGCGTTGTTATGTGCTGTATCGGGATGTGTTCAAGGAACTGAGCCGCAAGTATCCACAGATTTTATGGAACCTCGCCAGCATTCTTGCCGGGCGACTGACCCAAACCAACCGGGACCTGACCATGCGCACCTTTGCCAACGCCGAAACCTGGATTGCTTACACCCTGCATTCCATGTACGAGGAGCGGCACCGCAAAGGGGTTCCCAAATTCAACGAGCTTCCCGTCACCCACGCAGATCTGGCCCGCCGGAGTGGGAACAGCCGCGAAACCATCACCCGCACCCTCAAAAAGCTCGAAGAGGTCGGCGTGGTGAAAACCCACCCCCGAATGATCAAGATCCTCAACGCCGAGGAGCTTGAAGCCCTCGCCAACGACCTTGGTGATTTTTAA
- a CDS encoding MBL fold metallo-hydrolase, translating into MHKIAEGLYVLPSFPSFAINTYLMEDVLIDAATKWDALRIARQLRGRPVNLLALTHVHPDHQGAASKLCQSMNLPLACHADDQQIMEGRKPMLPRSWMIKLQEKTWMGRPHPVSKVLKTGDELAGFKVIHAPGHTSGSVIFFREKDGVAVAGDVMSNLNPFTLRPGLHEMPDEYTVHRSQSRESIRLLASLDPAVVCFGHGKPVTDRAALKRFAQALP; encoded by the coding sequence ATGCACAAAATCGCTGAAGGTCTGTACGTGCTCCCGAGCTTTCCCAGCTTTGCGATCAACACCTACCTGATGGAAGATGTTTTGATTGATGCCGCCACCAAATGGGATGCCCTTCGAATCGCAAGGCAACTGAGAGGACGTCCAGTGAACCTGCTGGCCCTGACCCATGTGCACCCTGACCATCAGGGAGCAGCAAGCAAGCTGTGCCAGAGCATGAACCTGCCTCTGGCCTGCCATGCAGACGACCAGCAAATCATGGAAGGCCGCAAACCCATGCTGCCCAGAAGCTGGATGATCAAACTGCAAGAGAAAACCTGGATGGGCCGTCCTCATCCGGTTTCAAAAGTCCTCAAGACTGGAGATGAATTGGCCGGATTCAAAGTGATCCATGCGCCGGGTCACACCTCTGGATCGGTGATTTTCTTCCGCGAAAAAGATGGGGTGGCCGTGGCCGGAGATGTGATGAGCAACCTCAACCCCTTCACCTTGCGTCCCGGCCTCCATGAAATGCCAGATGAATACACCGTGCACCGTTCCCAGAGCCGGGAAAGCATCCGCTTGCTGGCCAGCCTCGATCCTGCGGTGGTGTGTTTCGGACATGGAAAACCCGTCACGGACCGTGCTGCCCTGAAAAGGTTCGCTCAGGCATTGCCATGA
- a CDS encoding enoyl-CoA hydratase/isomerase family protein produces MSDMLEAEFENITLDQDGPIGILTINRPKSLNALNIDTFREIAEAIMLIEENPEVEALIVTGAGDKAFVAGADITEIADLEGAFNGRDLSLQGQDIFQQIAQLPFLTIAAVNGYALGGGLELAMACDLRIASPNAKLGLPEATLGLLPGYGGTQRLPRLVGVGRALDIMVSARLVDAKEAKDIGLVNEVVDQPLERAKEYAHNVLSKTAPLAVGLIKEAVRRGMDTTFADALEIEADLFGMAVATEDRKEGTKAFLEKRKPQFKGE; encoded by the coding sequence ATGAGCGACATGCTGGAAGCAGAATTTGAGAACATCACCCTCGATCAGGATGGCCCGATTGGCATCCTGACCATCAACCGTCCCAAGAGCCTGAACGCCCTGAACATCGACACTTTCCGCGAAATTGCCGAAGCCATCATGCTCATCGAGGAAAATCCTGAAGTGGAAGCCCTGATCGTCACCGGTGCCGGAGACAAGGCATTTGTGGCTGGAGCAGACATCACTGAGATTGCCGATCTGGAAGGGGCTTTCAATGGCCGTGACCTGAGCTTGCAAGGTCAGGACATTTTCCAGCAGATCGCCCAGTTGCCTTTCCTGACCATTGCAGCCGTGAACGGATATGCTCTGGGTGGCGGTCTGGAACTGGCCATGGCCTGTGACCTGCGCATCGCTTCCCCGAATGCCAAACTGGGCTTGCCAGAGGCCACTCTGGGTCTGTTGCCCGGCTATGGTGGCACCCAGCGTTTGCCCCGTCTGGTGGGTGTGGGCCGTGCGCTGGACATCATGGTGTCTGCCCGTCTGGTGGATGCCAAAGAAGCCAAAGACATCGGTCTGGTCAACGAAGTGGTGGATCAACCCCTCGAGCGCGCCAAGGAGTATGCCCACAACGTGCTCTCCAAAACCGCTCCTCTGGCCGTGGGACTCATCAAAGAAGCGGTGCGCCGTGGCATGGACACCACCTTCGCTGATGCTCTGGAAATCGAAGCAGACCTGTTCGGCATGGCGGTGGCCACCGAAGACCGCAAAGAAGGCACCAAAGCTTTCCTTGAAAAACGCAAACCCCAATTCAAAGGCGAGTGA
- a CDS encoding phosphohydrolase produces the protein MNQNTKFRIQIEDGQVQKVTPANTELAVAFSSPRQKILDEMDQGIRADLAPYPKALKAYDMLIQDPEALGHWDMSNYITMRKLGYNDHGRVHAWMTGAASLAILELLLQEGVKPDFVESGFGDVDDANLIVILGTMLHDIGNEVHREQHEQYGVMLAMPILDRILPEIYEDVYKRTKVRGFILHCINCHDINPAPLTIEGGITAVADGTDITKGRGRKAFMLGSVDIHSLSALAVDEVKIVKGKETPIEIRAIYNNPAGIFQLEEVLAPKVIRTPLSKYVTITAVHSNTEDKLLRRVRLHGAQFVLEEET, from the coding sequence ATGAACCAGAACACCAAGTTCCGCATCCAGATTGAAGACGGTCAGGTTCAGAAAGTCACCCCCGCAAACACCGAACTTGCGGTGGCGTTCTCCAGTCCCAGACAGAAAATCCTCGACGAAATGGATCAGGGCATCCGCGCAGATCTGGCCCCTTATCCCAAGGCCCTCAAGGCCTATGACATGCTGATTCAGGATCCAGAGGCCCTCGGTCACTGGGACATGAGCAACTACATCACCATGCGCAAGCTGGGTTACAACGACCACGGGCGTGTGCACGCTTGGATGACCGGAGCAGCTTCTCTGGCCATTCTGGAATTGCTGCTGCAAGAAGGGGTCAAACCCGATTTTGTGGAAAGTGGATTTGGAGATGTCGATGATGCCAACCTGATCGTGATCCTCGGGACCATGCTCCACGACATTGGCAACGAGGTGCACCGCGAGCAGCACGAACAGTATGGAGTCATGCTGGCCATGCCCATTCTGGACCGCATCCTCCCCGAGATCTACGAGGATGTGTACAAACGCACCAAAGTCAGGGGGTTCATCCTGCACTGCATCAATTGCCATGACATCAACCCGGCTCCCCTCACCATTGAAGGGGGCATCACAGCGGTTGCAGATGGCACCGACATCACCAAAGGCCGGGGTCGCAAAGCCTTCATGCTGGGCAGTGTGGACATCCACAGCCTCAGTGCTCTGGCCGTGGACGAAGTGAAAATCGTGAAGGGCAAAGAGACCCCCATCGAAATTCGGGCCATTTACAACAATCCGGCCGGAATTTTCCAGCTTGAGGAGGTGCTGGCTCCCAAAGTGATCCGCACCCCCCTCAGCAAGTATGTGACCATTACAGCGGTGCACTCCAACACCGAAGACAAGTTGCTTCGCAGGGTGCGCTTGCATGGTGCCCAGTTTGTGCTTGAAGAAGAAACCTGA